TGTTttctagtatttatattttgaagttTCTCGAtgttgatatttatttaattttttcatgaatAGGACAGAGATAGGATATCTAGATCcttatctcttttacttttattcaaCAAATAACAACGATACAATGATATCAAGATTGCATGAATATTGGTTTTTAGTGGTAAATAGTAGTAACTatacatattataattatttttgtaaataattacTAGGTTGCTCTATGGTGTTGATGCCAACACGGGTGCTTCAAGTGCTGGAAAAACACTTTAGCAGCAGAATTCAACAAGATTCCAATGGCCCACCCTTGGGTGGTGGGCCCCTCACAGGTACCTTGTTATCTCGCTTTCATATAAATGGATTCTTGTTTCTTACTCTTTTTTCAAGACTGGTTCCAaccttaaatttttttcgatttaaaaTGCAAGAACAATGAATCTTGAGTTGACTTTTCAACAGcagttgaaataaatattgtgtgATTGACATAATTGAACTTTGGGGATCGGACTTCTTGAAGGGACCAAAATGTGAGGATACCTATTTCTATCAAGTTATGAAGAAATGTCTTTTACATGTATGTGTTGCtgatatttcatatttactaGCTAGGAGTAGTTCTTAAACTTtcttttagtattatttgttcttaagcttaaaaaaataatttagttgaACAAGCTTTCACTGTCATCGTCATcagtattatataaatataaatgtcaaCAGTTGGGACTTGTCAAGTTACATCGTTCCTTTCACGTCTTCATATAACTTAATTCTATATTTATCTTATCATAATACCACCATGCACATATTTGACAAATTCAACACATACTTGATGTCATAAAAAGATACTAGCTATAtctgattttatttgattttattgatgAAGATGAACCTACGGAGTCAAATGGGCTTGAGTTGGGATCATCTCCGGATATCAGCGAGGTGCAACTGCCACAAGAATGGACGTACTAGCTATCAAACCTCGTCCCACGCCCATTAATAATGTAGGGTTCGTCCAAACTGACCACTCTGCTAAGGGGCAacatgaacaaaaataaatagaaattcatATGAACAGGTTGGGAAAATCATATTAAATGAGGTTCAGAATAATAATATGGCTCTCATTTTCTGTCTGTAAATTTAGTATGAAAATGAGGGCCAGCCTTCCTATTGGATATGAATTAAACAGTTGCAAGTTGCATATTGATTGTAAATATGTAGGGTATGTGTCGCTTATTCATGTTACAAAGTTAGctgtatatgtatatagcCTTGCTTTGAATTtgtgtatataaaaatatcagtTGGTATTGTTGTCATTTCTTGAAtagaaaaattagtatttaGTTTATGTTTACTACCAATTTACAAGATTTGTTTGTATGAGAAAATCTGTGCATATTTGAGGATCTTGAATGGGGCAAGTGCGAACGTGATCAGATTGATTGTTTTCAGATGACATTTgctatttgaaatttaaaaaaaagtagtataaGAAACtcaatccaataaaaataggaaAGTACTATATATGTTTAAAATCATGTAATCAATAACTAATGCTGCTACTAGTCCACTAGACTAGTCTTAATAGTAGTTgagtaaaattggtaaaataaaagaaatgaaagaaaaaaaatggttaaaatattcttattgaaaaatgaaatccatcttcattagaaaaaaaaacttatcacaaataaatagagatgatccaaaaaaacaagaatattttatatggagAGAGAGGTGTTAGGTAGAAAACTTTCTAACGACATAAAAtagttttgaataataaaaaaataagtatagaAAATTATTGTAGATTAgtaaagtagtagtactacttaaaaatatttgtaataaaaGCCCATTATAGGTGTGATACTTTAGGTGGAGCACAAAGGccaatagtactactaaaagGCCCAATTCAAAAGTATCAGTATGGGATCAAGCAATTTGAGCCCGCAACATAGAGAGGAATTGATATTCGATTTTGCTCAATAAGGACATGTTGTATTTTActacttatattttaattaaataatgatgacATTACTAATACACCAGTATATTTGTCTACAGTACAATTTTGGAGACCTTACTCCCCCACGCTAATGTAGCTCCGCCTCTCCCTACAATGTATGCTAGGATAAAGTAAAAGTTGaagataaacattaaagaatTTCTTACTATGAAATATCAGAAGCTTCCTTTTAagattttactttattttgtaaaccgaacaataattttattaaaatacagGATCCGATCCAACTTTATCATATCATCCAATATGGATTCAAATCAATAAGAAGAATTTACAGAAAACATTCTTAATTTCACACACAATACATAATTcatctttaaaaaaagaacCTTCATTGTATAGAGATGGCCATGCCAGCAACCGATCCGATTGTCATAACCATCCGTATCCGAGACTCTCCGAGTGGCCAAAAAATCTCTTGAAAACCCTACTCCCGAACACAAAGAACCCTAAACTATGCCCGGCTACAGCGACGATGAAAACCCCAGCGTTGAACGACATTAATGCCAGCATAACAAGGTAAGCCAACCCGACCCTCAGACCGTGCACGAGGGTCGAGACGAGGCCACAACTTGCTTTCTCATGAGCTATTTCCAGATAACTAGAAAGTAGCTCAACGATAAAAGCAAGCGTGAATACCAAGAAGAGGGCCAGCACGTACATCCCCGTGTGGGGCCCAGGCCACCCCGAGAAGAGTACCTCGGAATTTTTGCCCCAAAAGAAGGTCATGGCATGACCCCCATCACCATGGTCCATGCCGGGCATGTTGTGATCCATCTATGTTATACTAAAACGCTGCGTTTTGATTGTCTGTATGATGGATTGATTTTGAGTGGAATGTTATGTAATGTTGGTTTAATAGAGATGGAGATGAGTTGTACTGCCTGCTTAACATGGCtggtaatttaatttgactAAGTCACGtgtttcttgatttcttactttttttcatgagtttattatttatatatgtttgtattataattcatgggatatactccctccgtccccgattaagggTTACATTTGcatttctgcactcattttgtaaaattaataataaatagttaaagtcgataaatagtaaaataagatagagaataagATATAGAAGAGtcttctttacattattctcactcttactttattatttttccagtttaactatttattactacctcccccaaaatttgctacactttgacccgacacgggttttaagaaatgtaatggaaagtgagttgaaaaagttggtgggatgtgagtcctacttttaaagtaaatattaattttataataaaatgtgagtatgaatgagttagtggaatatgggatccactaccaaaaattgtaaaagtgaagtgtatcaaatttttagggacggaccaaaatggtaatatgtatcaaattttcagggacagaggtagtatcatttttacaaaatgagtgcataaatgcaagtgtgactcttaatcggggacagaggtagtattaAGGAAAAATATTTGCTCAGTTATTTTATTGGTGGCATTTGCGTTAATAGATTAATAAACGTATGGATAGAAGGGATAGCTATTGGCATAGAGATGGGAAAATTAATGTGCATTAACTATTGTTAACAAAAGTAGAATAAAAAGTGTTGactttattcattaatttgtgAGAATTTAAAGTCAATTCgccaatttaatttttgttagcAGCTCACTAGGTGGTAGTGGGTACTCCTCTTATTTTCCGTAtcaattatagtaataaatttttattactatattaatatatttttatgataatttttctataatttagaatatactGTGATTATCTTAGCTTTGATGAATCCAAATCGATCATTACTTATCCTTTtggattaattttaattaaaaattacttttattcataataataattacttCAACTCATTTCGTCCATATAAAATGCCCATTTTTATTGTGATGAAGTAGTCGTTGTGCTAATGATACATAGCCCACTTGTATTTAATGCCAATAAATGCTCTTTATAACTCTTGGAATTATATATGTGGAAGagtcaatatattattatgtttatatataattccTTTATTTTGGGTCGGTTCAAGAATAATATGTGGTGGGTCGAAAAATTTAAGTAAATCTAATTCTTCCAAACATATAGAAATCCTGcatttagattaatttatcaGATTTTAAATCACgctaatataaattataatcctAAAAATGCAGTGATTggacaaaattcaaaagagcTGATTTTAATGACTTGTAAATAATCACATGACCTGCTCATCTTTGTTTCCATCCGCACACACAATCAAATTTGATCGACtttcaagaaatgaaataaactcatcatactagtattataaatgCAATCTAACTCATTATACAGAtgatttcttgtttttatagGATTACGACAAAAAAGATCGGTATCAATGTCTTCTGTCTTCTGGAGTTTTTAacttatagtagtagtacttaaaaaatagcttcatttttactttttttttaaaaaaattataactcaaattaataatactactgACTACAGATAGatctttattattcattttattatacaaactaaaattttgtcaACTACGTACATAATAATTGCTACTCACAAATATAACTCGAATTTATGGCTTATAGTACTATAagctaattttttttgccaaCTATGTCAGACGTACAACGCTGGAAAAAggttatttaattatcatttaaaataaaatagcaatgatattacaaattattgatgcaaaaatgaataaaggaAGACGTTTTATTTGGATTAATTGGCTAAAATTTTGAGTCAGAAAAATATAGTGAGAATTAATTATGGAGTTATTCAgatcatatttataattattgaaaatccAGACAGAAAAGtcacaaaaatgcaaaattaagCTGTTCTTTCACAATAGTCCCACTTCCAGTTGTTATTCAAAGATTTGCaattaagaaataagaataatttacaATCCCTGAAAAACTCAAAAACTGGAAGAACTATTTAGTTCAGACTTCAGAATGGtttccataattaaatatatacaacaTTAATTTTCGCCATTTATTTACCCCAACgaaataataatccaacataCAGACTAGATATTTTGTGCAGAAATCAAAAGGTCAAAACCTAAAAAACATTAATCATCCAAGAAACTGAAGTGCAATTTTTTCGAAACAAACATGAATGATTAACAAATCATACAAAAACcttgaaatcaaaatataaaaaccttgaaatcaaaatataaaaaccttgaaatcaaaatataaaaacctAGCCTAAGCATTACTCAACAACTCATCGGCGGCAGATCTGAAGCCTTCCCGTTGCCAGAATCCTGCGCCGCCCCCTTGCTAAAAGCCCTGCTGCCGAAGAAGAAAAACCCAACGGCGTGGCCGGCGACGGCGGCGACAAAAACGGCGCCGTTGAAGGACATGATGGCGAGCATGACGAGGTAGGCGAGGCCGATCCTGAGGGCGTACATGAGCGTCTGCAGCAGGGCGGCGGCGGGGCGGCGCTCGCTGTGGGAGAACCACTCGACGGCGACGGCCAGGAAGAAGATGACGGCCAGGGCGAGGAGGTACATGGCGAGGTGGCCGGAGCCGGGCCAGGAGTCGAAGAGGATCTCGGTGTCTTTGCCCCAGAAGAAGGTCATGTGCATCATCATGTGGCGCCGGTGCATCATCGGCATGCCGTGGTCCATTTTGTTTGAGGCTCAGAATGAGAGAAGGGTGGCAAAATAAGATTAACTTCTTGTCATCATTCAAATACTCAAATACTTTGATAGTACACTGCcatgtactactattatttgtctTATTTTGTGTACTATTCTAAATATCTTTATCTCAATTTCTTCCGTTCCACACCAATAAaatctatttcattttctacatttattttttttaaatgataataaatggttaaaataaataatagtatcatATGGGAGAGAATAACCAAGGAGTGAGCATTCGGCTTTCGGTTCGATTTTTTGCCAAAACcgaatttagttcaaaatccaaatcgaaccgaaccgaaaaatcgaaatttttatatttttaaaaccgaaccgaatgttaaaattctaatatcttgtcccacatcggcttggtgatgatcctagcttctctatataagtgtggataaccctcccccttatgaggccttttaaggggtgagtgacccatttctaatatggtatcggagcgggcccaagtcgatgatggtttatctctttatctcttatctacctcacgagtggaagaccgatgtccttttCGGCCCACATCGATGATGGTTCTCTAgcattgcctacccacgtgatggaagaccgatgtcctttccggcccacacgtgagggggcgtgttaaaatcTCTcaattctgtcccacatcgacttggtgatgatccaatctaatctatataagtgtggataaccctccccttATGAGGCTTTTTAAGGTGTGAGTGGCATATTTCTAATAAAtcgaaaaaacaaaaaaccgaaccgaatttcaaaattttggtttggttcggttcggatattcagttttcagttttttgctcacccctagAAAATCTAGAAGACTCTTATCTacattgtttttctttttatactttacttttttcaaaactgtgcagaaaatgaaatgacacTACTAGTGTGAAACGAAGTGAGTACTCTCTTTTATCAGAACAAGTGTAAACTTTTGATTGGACGTAAATTTTAAGacacaattagtaaaataggaaaaataatactagtaaaagTGGTGTTAGGGAGACTTGGTTTCACATTATTAGTAATGTAGATAATGTGGTAGggtctaaaattagaaaattcatacttttcaTTAGTTCGCTAATAGATGTtctattttttacaaatttgtttgattttataatagaacaTGGGAATAAAGTTAGTACTAAGATTAGtcctaattttataatgtGTTAGTCGATTATGGGATCCACATTTAGAATGATGTGTATGGTTAGTATTggtttatactccctccgtccctgattaagagtcacacttttcccatttcggtccgtctttcaattaagagtcacactttatttttaccataaataggaagtaggtctcatattctactaactcaattcactaacattttattataaaaccaatataaaaaaaatgggtctcacattccactaactttttcaaccaacttttctacatttcttaaaactcgtacccggtcaaagtgtgactcttaattgcggacggagggaataacttttttacttttagaattagtctaattttggtggaaagccaaaatggcaaaactagtaaaaaaattttttttgaacaaAGATAGTAATAACATGCGACTTGAAATGATTAGTGGAATGTCACGTAGTCAAATTGTCAAAAATAAGTAATGAGATACTCCGTATTTGTTAACTAACGGAcggaaaaagaaatattacgTCTAATAATGGACATAGAAAGTACTACTCAGATACTActaatacttttttttatttcatgtacTACTAAATATCAGATAATATCTATACA
The genomic region above belongs to Salvia hispanica cultivar TCC Black 2014 chromosome 3, UniMelb_Shisp_WGS_1.0, whole genome shotgun sequence and contains:
- the LOC125217081 gene encoding copper transporter 1-like — encoded protein: MDHNMPGMDHGDGGHAMTFFWGKNSEVLFSGWPGPHTGMYVLALFLVFTLAFIVELLSSYLEIAHEKASCGLVSTLVHGLRVGLAYLVMLALMSFNAGVFIVAVAGHSLGFFVFGSRVFKRFFGHSESLGYGWL
- the LOC125211965 gene encoding copper transporter 1-like, giving the protein MDHGMPMMHRRHMMMHMTFFWGKDTEILFDSWPGSGHLAMYLLALAVIFFLAVAVEWFSHSERRPAAALLQTLMYALRIGLAYLVMLAIMSFNGAVFVAAVAGHAVGFFFFGSRAFSKGAAQDSGNGKASDLPPMSC